The genomic interval GCCGCGCACGACCGGCAGGATGCGGCGGGCCGCATCGGGCACCGCACCGCGGAAGGAGTCGACCACGGCGTCAGGGCAGGACGTCACGAGCACGTGCGCCCCGGCGTCGCGCAGGGCGCGCACGAGCGCGATGCCCGCGGCGGTGAGGTCCTGGGCGTCGTCGACGACGACGGTCCCGACCGCGCCGACGGCGGCCCCGGACGCCGAGGGACCGGCCGCGACGATCTCGGCGGCGCGGCGCACCATGGCGCCGGCGTCGTGGCGCGGGCCCGCATCGAGGGCCGCGGCCGCCTCGAGGTCGAGCACGTCGAGGTAGAGGCGCAGCACGTGCGCCGCGTCCCACCACGCGGTCCGCCCTCGCCGCGCCGCGAGGTGCTCGAGGTCGGCGGGAAGCAGCCCGAGCTCGTTCGCGCGCGAGATGACGTCGCGCAGCTCGGCCCGGAAGCCGGGGAGCGTCCGCGTGGCCGCGTCGACGTCGACCTCCCACGTCTCCACGGAGGAGATCAGGTCCCGGACCAGGGCGTCCTGCTCGGCGCCCGTGACGAGGGTCGGCTCCCCGCGCCCGTCGCGCGCCGCGGCGGCGCGCACGACGGAGAAGCCGTAGGCCGCGGGCGTCGCGACGCGCACCCGGGAGACGCCCCCGGCCTGTGCGACGGCGTCGCGCAGGAGCCCGGCCGAGGCGCGACGCGGGGACAGCAGCAGCACCTCGGCGCCGGAGGCCTCGAGGGCGGCGGTGAGCGCGAGGCGGGTGCGGCCGCTCCCGGGCGCCCCGTGGACGAGCACGTCCTCGCCGCGCGCGAAGGCCGCGAGGGCACGGCGCTGCGCGGGCAGCGCGGCGTCGCCCAGGGGGTGCGGCACGGCGGCGGGGTCGGGCGGCAGCAGGCGCACCCGGGCGCGGGAGGCATCGGGGCGGGAGGTCGCGGCGGGCATGGTCGACATTCGACCACAGCCGCCCGACACTCGGGCCGTCGCGAGGGTGCCGGGCCCGAGCGGACCATCCGGACGTGTGTCACGTTTCGGACGCCCCGCTGACCCTTGCTACCGATCAGTACAGTGACGGCGACCGGCGGTCGTCCGGGCTGCGTCCGAGGTCGTGACGCTCGGGGGCCGCTCCGCGACCGGATCCCCCCGAAAGGCCGCACGATGGGCTCCCTCTCCCGACTCCCCCGCGCCCAGCGCCGTGCGCAGCTCCTCGACGCAGCGATCCCGCAGTTCGCCCGCGACGGCTACCACCGCACCTCCATGGAGTCGATCGCGAAAGCCGCCGGCGTCACCAAGCCGGTGCTCTACCAGCACTTCTCCTCCAAGGAGGCGCTGTACCTCGAGGTGATCCGGACCGTCGGCTCGACCATGGCCGGAGAGATCGACAGCCTCGTGCGGCTCGAGGGCGACACCTCCGTGCGCATCGCCCACGCCCTGCGCCGCTTCACCGAGATCCTGGTGTCGAGCGGCATGTCGATGCGCGTCCTGCAGACCTCCGAGCGCATCTCGGACGAGGTCGCGGCCGCCGTCGAGGAGGTGCTCGAGCGCAGCGCGCGCTCGATCGCGATCGTGCTGCAGCGCTCGCGCGACCTGACCGAGCGCGACGCCCAGGTGCTCGGGCTCGTCCTGGCGGGCATGGCCCGCTCGTTCGCCGACCAGCTCTCGCGGGCCGAGACGACCGAGGACCGCTCCCGCATCACGGGGCTGCTGACGACCTTCATCTCCAACGGGCTGCGGAGCTTCCCCGCCCTCGAGAGCCCTCAGATCCGCGGCACCGTGACCGAGTCGTTCGTCTGAGCGACGCTCCGGGGCGGCAGGCGCCGCCGGAGCGTTGCGCTCGCAGCGAAGACGGGTCCCCGGAGCCCGCGCGACGCCGCCGGCCATCGATAGGATCGGGCCGTCACCCCGACCGTCGACCTGAAGGACGCACCCCATGGAGATCCGTCTCGGCATCCAGCACTCCCCGCGCGAGATCGTGGTCGAGACCGAGGACAGCGCGGAGTCGATCACCGCGAGCATCGCCGACGCGGTCGGCCAGAAGTCCACCCTGCAGCTGACCGACTCCAAGGGCCGCATCGTCGTCGTCCCCGGGGACAAGATCGCCTACGCCGAGCTGTCCACCGAGGAGCCCCGCCGCGTCGGCTTCCTCGGCTGACCCCCGGCCGTGACGCGACGGCGTCCCACGGCTCGACGACGCCCCACCTGGCGATCCACGGCCCGCGTCCTGCGACGCTGGGGCCTGCCCCTCGTGGTCGGGCTGCTCGGCGCGGCCCTCGGGATCCTGCTCACCCCCGCCACCACGGTCCAGGTGGGCCCGCTGACCGCGAGCGTCCACCTGCGTCCCTCGCTCGACCCGCGCACCGTGATCCTGCTGCCGCCGGTCGGCGAGGTCTCCTTCGACACCCACACAGCGCCCGTCGCGATCGAGGCCCGGGTCCTGAGCGTCGACATCGCCGAGGCGGAGGACCTGCTCTACGACGACCATGCGCTCGCGACGCTCGAACGGACCGCGCCGGACGCCATCACGAGCGCGGCGCTGCGCAACGCGGGCCTCAACGCGCTCCTGGCCTCCCTCGGGGCCGCCGGCGCGATGGCGCTCACCTATCGGCGCGTGCGCCGCTCGGTGGTCGCGGGAGGCACGGCGCTCGGCGTCACCGCGGTCTCGTGCGGCCTCGTCGGCGCGACCTTCCGCCCCCAGGCCCTGTACCAGCCGCAGTTCGACGGCCTGCTCTCCCAGGCCGCCTACGTCGCCGACATCAGCCACTCGACGATCGCGGACTACTCGAGCTACCGCGCGACGCTCGCCGACTTCGTCGGACAGGTCTCGGCCCTGTACATCGCCGCCGACTCGCTGCCCGCCGGGATCGGCGCCGACCAGGACCTGATCACCGTCCTGCACGTCTCCGACATCCACGACAACCCCCAGGCCTTCGACGTGATCGACCAGCTCACGGGCCAGTTCGACGTCGACGCCGTGATCGACACGGGCGACATCGTGTCGTGGGGCACCCCGTGGGAGGACGACCTGCTGACCGCGATCGGCGGCATCGACGTGCCCTACGTCTTCATCTCCGGCAACCACGACGGCGCGGGCGCGGTCGCGGCCGTCTCCGCCCAGCCCAACGCCGTCGTGCTCAACAACCAGGTCGCCGACGTCGCGGGCCTCCGGATCGCCGGCATCGGCGATCCGCGCTTCGCGGCCGACGACGACTCGGACGCGGGCGGCTTCGCGCGCGGCAAGGACGCGGTGGCCGCGACGACCACGCAGCTCGGCGACACGATCGACGAGTACGACGCGGCGCACCCGGACGCGCCCGTGGACCTCGCCCTCGTCCACGACCCCACCCAGCCCCTCGGGCTCGAGGGACGTGTCCCCCTCGTGCTCTCGGGCCATCTGCACACCGACAAGATCGAGCTCGACCGGGACGGATCGGGCACCGACTGGCTGACCGTCGGGTCGACCGGCGGGGCGCTCGCCTCGGGCGGGGTGCGCCCGGTCGCCGACGGCGGCGAGCCCCTGGACCTCTCGGCGCGCATGCTCTACTTCGACGCCGACACCCACCGGCTGCTCGCGTACGACGACATCACGATGGGCGGCCTCGGTCTCGTCTCGGTGTCGATCCAGCGCCACCAGATGCCCGCCGACGAGGAGCAGCTGACCGTGCCCGAGGACGCGACCGCGCCGGCCTCGACCGATCCCGCCCTCCCGTCGATCTCCCCCGGCGAGACGGTGCCCGACGACGAGCGGGTGACGCCCGACCCGACGGACTCCCCCGCCCCGGCCGAGGGCACGCCCCCGGCGCGCGAGCAGGAGGGCGCGACCACGACGCCCTGACGAGTCGTCCCTCACGAAGCACGAGGCCACGACACGGGCCCGGGCTACCATGACAGGGCATACCCGTATCCAGAGAGTTGAACTGTGTCCGAAGAGACCACCATTCCCGCGGACGACGCCACCGAGATCTCGGACGCCGCCGTCGCCGCCCCCGCCGTCGAGTCCGACTCCGGCGAGACCATCACCCCCGAGCGCGTCGCGAGCCAGACCTTCGCGGACTTCGACGTCCGCGACGACATCGTCGAGTCCCTCGCCTCCAAGGGCATCACCACCCCTTTCCCGATCCAGGCGATGACCCTGCCCGTGGCCCTGCGCGGCCGCGACATCATCGGTCAGGCCAAGACCGGCACCGGCAAGACCCTCGGCTTCGGCATCCCGATGCTGCAGAGCGTCGTCGCCCCCGGCGAGGACAACCCGCAGAACCGGCCGATCGGCAAGCCCCAGGGCCTCGTCGTGCTGCCGACC from Brachybacterium huguangmaarense carries:
- a CDS encoding DUF3107 domain-containing protein, with translation MEIRLGIQHSPREIVVETEDSAESITASIADAVGQKSTLQLTDSKGRIVVVPGDKIAYAELSTEEPRRVGFLG
- a CDS encoding TetR/AcrR family transcriptional regulator, with protein sequence MGSLSRLPRAQRRAQLLDAAIPQFARDGYHRTSMESIAKAAGVTKPVLYQHFSSKEALYLEVIRTVGSTMAGEIDSLVRLEGDTSVRIAHALRRFTEILVSSGMSMRVLQTSERISDEVAAAVEEVLERSARSIAIVLQRSRDLTERDAQVLGLVLAGMARSFADQLSRAETTEDRSRITGLLTTFISNGLRSFPALESPQIRGTVTESFV
- a CDS encoding metallophosphoesterase, which codes for MTRRRPTARRRPTWRSTARVLRRWGLPLVVGLLGAALGILLTPATTVQVGPLTASVHLRPSLDPRTVILLPPVGEVSFDTHTAPVAIEARVLSVDIAEAEDLLYDDHALATLERTAPDAITSAALRNAGLNALLASLGAAGAMALTYRRVRRSVVAGGTALGVTAVSCGLVGATFRPQALYQPQFDGLLSQAAYVADISHSTIADYSSYRATLADFVGQVSALYIAADSLPAGIGADQDLITVLHVSDIHDNPQAFDVIDQLTGQFDVDAVIDTGDIVSWGTPWEDDLLTAIGGIDVPYVFISGNHDGAGAVAAVSAQPNAVVLNNQVADVAGLRIAGIGDPRFAADDDSDAGGFARGKDAVAATTTQLGDTIDEYDAAHPDAPVDLALVHDPTQPLGLEGRVPLVLSGHLHTDKIELDRDGSGTDWLTVGSTGGALASGGVRPVADGGEPLDLSARMLYFDADTHRLLAYDDITMGGLGLVSVSIQRHQMPADEEQLTVPEDATAPASTDPALPSISPGETVPDDERVTPDPTDSPAPAEGTPPAREQEGATTTP